Part of the Acidobacteriota bacterium genome is shown below.
TCTTTTCTAACTTCTTGAAATTCTTGGATATATATTCAACACAGAGGGCCTGATTTGAAAAACTCATATCCATTACAGCTGCAGGATGTCCTTCTGCTGCAGCTAAATTTATTAACCTTCCTTCTCCGAGTAAAAATATTTTCTTTCCATTTCTCAATGTATACTCCTCTACAAATTCTCTGACTTTTCTTTTTGATTTACTTATCTCCTCCAAAGAGTTCAAATCTATTTCAACATTAAAGTGTCCTGAATTGGCAACTATCGCACCATCTTTCATTTTTAAAAAGTGCTCTTTTCTTATCACATTTTTATTTCCAGTAACTGTAACAAATACATCTCCTATTCCGGCAGCTTCATCCATCGACATAACTTCAAAACCATCCATTAAAGCCTCTAAAGCTCTAAGGGGTGATACTTCAGTTATAATCACATTAGCTCCTGCGCCTTTTGCTCTCATAGAAACTCCTCTTCCGCACATTCCATACCCAGAGACAACGAATCTTTTTCCTGCGAGGAGAATGTTTGTGGATCTGAGAATTCCATCAACCGTGCTCTGGCCTGTTCCATACCGATTATCAAAAAGGTGTTTTGTCATAGCATCATTAACTGCGATTATTGGGTAGTATAAAACTCCCTGCTCTGCCATTCTTTTCAATCTTGTAACACCAGTGGTTGTTTCCTCCGTTCCACCCACAACATTCGACAGGAGCTCTTTCCTCTTTGAATGAATTTCAGTAACAAGGTCAGCTCCATCATCCATAGTAATCATTGGTTTCAAATCTAAGGCGTAGTTTATGTGTTCGTAATAAGTATTGTTATTTTCTCCCTTTATTGCAAACACAGGTATTCCTAAATCCAC
Proteins encoded:
- the ahcY gene encoding adenosylhomocysteinase is translated as MKYDIKDKSLASDGKLRIEWAERHMPVLKKIRERFTKDKPLRGVKISACLHVTSETANLMKALKEGGAALVLTASNPLSTQDEVAASIVVDLGIPVFAIKGENNNTYYEHINYALDLKPMITMDDGADLVTEIHSKRKELLSNVVGGTEETTTGVTRLKRMAEQGVLYYPIIAVNDAMTKHLFDNRYGTGQSTVDGILRSTNILLAGKRFVVSGYGMCGRGVSMRAKGAGANVIITEVSPLRALEALMDGFEVMSMDEAAGIGDVFVTVTGNKNVIRKEHFLKMKDGAIVANSGHFNVEIDLNSLEEISKSKRKVREFVEEYTLRNGKKIFLLGEGRLINLAAAEGHPAAVMDMSFSNQALCVEYISKNFKKLEKKVYPVPREIDEEVASLKLSSMGIKIDTLTIEQINYLKEWKEGT